ATCGGCCTCGTGATCTTCGCGCTCGCAGCGCTCGTCTTCCGCTCGCCGCTGGTCGGCCTGCTGGTGCTCGCGCCGCTGGCGGCGGCGGTGGTCGTGAACCTCGGCGTGATGGGCTGGATCGGGAGCTGGCTCTCCTTCGCCACCGCGAGCTACACGGCGATGGGCGTGAGCCTCGGCGCCGACTTCGCGATCTACCTGCTCTTCCGGCTGCGCGAGGAGACCCGGCTGCGCCCGCTCCGCGAGGCGGTGGCGGAGGCCCTGCGCACCTCGGGCCGCGCCATCTTCTTCGTCGCCTCCGCCATCGCGGCCGGCAATGCGACGCTGCTGGCCTCGGACTTCGCGCTCTGGCGGCAGCTCGGCGGCTACGTGGCGCTGATGATGGCGACGAGCTGCCTCACCACGCTCACGATCGTGCCGGCGCTGGTCCTGCTGCTGCGCCCGGGGAAGCTGCTGGGCGACCGAGCGGGCTCGTGAGGCCGCGCGCGGGCGAGCGCGGCGGGGGGAGGGTCGAGAGACATGGCGCAGATCCAGGCGGGCGGGCTCGTGGTCCACTACGAGGAGCAGGGCACGGGCGGGCGCCCCTTCGTGCTCGTACACGGCTTCACCGGCTCGAGCGACGACTTCGCCGACGTGCTGCCGGCGCTGGCGACGCGCGGCCGCACGCTTGCCCCGGACCTGCGCGGGCACGGCGGGACGAGCCGGCCCGGGGCGCCCGAGGACTACACCTTCGAGCGTCTCGCCGGCGACCTCCTGGCCTTCCTCGATGCCGCCGGCGTGCCGTGCTGCGACCTGCTCGGCCACTCGATGGGCGGGCTGGTCGCGCAGCACCTGACGCTCCGGGCGCCCGCGCGGGTGGCCTCCCTGATCCTGATGGATACCGCCGCGGGGCCGGTGCTGCGCGAGGCGCTGCCGTTCCTCGAGGGCGCCGCGCGGCTCGCGCGCGAATCCGGGATGGCGGCGCTCTTCGAGCTCTCGCGGGCGAGCTTCGCGGGCCAGGCGCAGAGCGCGCCCGCGCTCGCGCGCTGCGTCGAGCGCATGGGCGAGGAGCGCTTCTGGGCGCGGATGCGCGCGAAGTCGCTCGCGATGGACCCGATCGCCTTCGCGACGCTCGGCCCGGCGCTGTGCACGGGTGACGGCCTGCTGCACCGGCTGGCCGAGATCCGCTGCCCGGTGACGGTGCTGGTCGGGGAGCAGGACTCCGCGCCGCTCCTGCGGGGCTCGCGGGAGCTCGCGGCCGGGATCCCGGACGCGAGGCTCGTCGTGATCGCGGAGGCCGCCCACAGCCCGCAGCTCGAGAATCCCGAGGCCTGGCTCGCCGCGGTGCTCGCGCACCTCGACGCGGTGCGCGGCGGCGCGCCGCGCGCGGCCTGAGCCGGCGCTCCGCGCGGTGACGCGGCCCTGGGAGACGCTCGAGGTCGTGGAGACGGCCGAGGGCCGGCTCGAGCTGCGCCGCCGGGGCCCGGACGAGCTCCTGATCACGATCGGGGGGCGCGTGCTCATGAACAGCCGCGCGAACCGCTCGGAGCTCGCGCTCGGCCGGCTCGCGGCCGAGGCGATCGCCGGGCGCGCGGCGCCGCGCGTCCTGGTCGGCGGCCTCGGCATGGGCTGCACCCTGCGCGCCTGCCTCGACGGGCTCGGGCCCGACGCGCAGGTCGTCGTCGCCGAGCTGAACCCGGCCGTGGCGGCCTGGTGCCGGCGCGGACCGCTGGCCGCCCTGAGCGGAGGCGCCGCGGGCGATCCGCGCGTCCGGGTCGAGATCGGCGACGTCGCCGAGACGATCCGCGGGGCGGCGCGGCCCGGCGGCGCGCGCTTCGACGCCGTGGTGCTCGACCTCTACGAAGGGCCGGGCCCGCGCTGCCGGCCGGATCACCCCCACTTCGGCCGCGAGGCCCTCGCCCGGACGCGCGCGGCGCTCCGCGCGGGCGGGGTGCTCGCGGTCTGGCTGGAGGAGCCGGCCCCCGCGTTCGAGCGGAGCCTCGCGCGCGCCGGCTTCCGCGTGCGCAGCGAGCGCGCCGGCGCCGGCGGGCGGCGCCACGCGGTGGCGCTCGCGACGCGCGGCCGGCCGTAGCGATCGCGGCCGCGATCGGATCACTGGATCCGGTGGCGCTTCAGCTTCTTGTAGAGCCCCTCGCGGGTGATCCCGAGCGTGCGCGCCGTCGCCGCGCGGCGCTCGCCGTGGGCGGCGAGCGCACGCCGGATCAGCCAGGCTTCGAGGCGCGCCATCTGGGCCCGCAGCGTCTCGGCACCGGGCACGGCGGCGGTCTCCGCGATCGGGGCGAGGGCGGCGCGCAGGCGATCGGAGAGATCGTGCGCGCCGATCGCGTCGCCAGCCTCGACCAGCGCGAGCGCGCGCTGGATCTCGTTCTCGAGCTCGCGGACGTTGCCCGGCCAGGCGTGGAGCAGCAGCAGGTCGGCGGCGTCGGGAGCGAGGCGGCAGCCGGGCTTGGCGTCGCGCTCCCCGTGGCGGCGCAGGAAGTGCTCCGCCAGCGGGACCACGTCTTCGCGGCGCTCCCGCAGCGGGGGCACCGCGACGTGGAAGACGGCGAGCCGCCAGTAGAGGTCCTCGCGGAAGGCGCCGCGGGCGATCTCGTCCTGGAGCGAGCGGTTGGTGGCCGCTACCAGGCGCACGTCGATGCGGCGCGGCTTCGCGGCTCCGAGTGGCCGCACCTCGCGCTCCTGGAGTGCGCGCAGGAGCTTCGCCTGGAGCGGCGGCGAGGTCTCGCCCACCTCGTCGAGGAAGAGCGTGCCGCCCTCGGCGGTCTCGAAGAGTCCCTTCTTGTCGCGATCCGCTCCCGTGTAGGAGCCGCGCAGGGCCCCGAACAGCTCGCTCTCGAGCAGCGCGTCCGGGAAGGCGGCGCAGTTGAGGGCGACGAAGGGCCCGGCGCGGCGCGTGCTGCCGTCGTGGATCGCGCGGGCGAGCAGCTCCTTGCCGGTTCCGGTCTCACCGGTGACGAGCACGGTCGCGTGCGAGCGCATCGCGCGGGCCGCGAGCGCGAGCACCGCGCGCATCGCGGGGCTGCGCGCGACCAGGGCGGAGCGCGGCGGGGCAGGGCGCTCGTCGAGGTCGTCCCGCGCGGCGGCCGCGGCCGGGCGCGAGGCCGGCCGCGGCGGGCCGACCCGGGCGAGGAGTGCGGGCAGCGGCTCGCCTCCACGCTGCGCCGAGGGCCGCGGAGCCACCACCGCCGCGCCCGCCCGGCGCAGCGCGTGCTCGGCCTCCGCGTCGGGATCCGGCAGCCGGACCACGATCGGGGGGAAGCCCTGGGCGCCGGCGCGGCGCAGGCGGCGCAGGGCCTGGTGGGCGTCGTCGGCGTCGTCGCTGTCGAGGATCAGGGCGTCGAAGGCGGCGAGCGGGAGCGACGCCGCGTCGTCGGCGTCACGCGCCCAGGCCACGTCGAGCAGCGGCGCGTCCGCAACCGCCTCGTCGCGCAGCCGCTCCGCCCCGCCGACCCACAGGATCGAACGCATCCGCTCCATCGCGCCCTCCAGCCC
The sequence above is drawn from the Deltaproteobacteria bacterium genome and encodes:
- a CDS encoding spermidine synthase; this translates as MTRPWETLEVVETAEGRLELRRRGPDELLITIGGRVLMNSRANRSELALGRLAAEAIAGRAAPRVLVGGLGMGCTLRACLDGLGPDAQVVVAELNPAVAAWCRRGPLAALSGGAAGDPRVRVEIGDVAETIRGAARPGGARFDAVVLDLYEGPGPRCRPDHPHFGREALARTRAALRAGGVLAVWLEEPAPAFERSLARAGFRVRSERAGAGGRRHAVALATRGRP
- a CDS encoding sigma 54-interacting transcriptional regulator, whose protein sequence is MERMRSILWVGGAERLRDEAVADAPLLDVAWARDADDAASLPLAAFDALILDSDDADDAHQALRRLRRAGAQGFPPIVVRLPDPDAEAEHALRRAGAAVVAPRPSAQRGGEPLPALLARVGPPRPASRPAAAAARDDLDERPAPPRSALVARSPAMRAVLALAARAMRSHATVLVTGETGTGKELLARAIHDGSTRRAGPFVALNCAAFPDALLESELFGALRGSYTGADRDKKGLFETAEGGTLFLDEVGETSPPLQAKLLRALQEREVRPLGAAKPRRIDVRLVAATNRSLQDEIARGAFREDLYWRLAVFHVAVPPLRERREDVVPLAEHFLRRHGERDAKPGCRLAPDAADLLLLHAWPGNVRELENEIQRALALVEAGDAIGAHDLSDRLRAALAPIAETAAVPGAETLRAQMARLEAWLIRRALAAHGERRAATARTLGITREGLYKKLKRHRIQ
- a CDS encoding alpha/beta fold hydrolase; translated protein: MAQIQAGGLVVHYEEQGTGGRPFVLVHGFTGSSDDFADVLPALATRGRTLAPDLRGHGGTSRPGAPEDYTFERLAGDLLAFLDAAGVPCCDLLGHSMGGLVAQHLTLRAPARVASLILMDTAAGPVLREALPFLEGAARLARESGMAALFELSRASFAGQAQSAPALARCVERMGEERFWARMRAKSLAMDPIAFATLGPALCTGDGLLHRLAEIRCPVTVLVGEQDSAPLLRGSRELAAGIPDARLVVIAEAAHSPQLENPEAWLAAVLAHLDAVRGGAPRAA